The Meriones unguiculatus strain TT.TT164.6M chromosome 6, Bangor_MerUng_6.1, whole genome shotgun sequence genomic interval TGCACAACCATGGTAGTTATATGGGGTTCAAACCCAACCCAGAGCTTCATATACTGTAAACTAAGCTACACCCTCATTCCTCTATTATCTCATGAAGAAATTTAATCCCTAGACACAAACTAGGCACAGATAGGATCAATGATAAATTcaatcaaacaataaaaaaataacaattttatatAACGATTCTAGAAGATGGATGTGAATGGAACACCTCCCCAACTCATGTTTTGTTTGCTGATCTATTATgttatgcttttattttgtttcatttcattttcagacAACAGCTCAAGTATACCTCAACCTTCAATGGCAGACAATTCATTTTGAAGTCTGCATGATTTCAattctaaaaccaaaccaaaaaaacaaaaaacaaaaaaaaaaaaagtagcatgtTGACTCACAATGCCGGCTCCATAAAAAAGTGGTGCTGagcttgtaattccagtgctggcaAGGGAGGCCAAAATGGGATAAACAATGAGTTTCAGGGCAGCTTGGTTACAgaatgagactctgtttcaaatcCCAAACAACCAACCAGATATACATACAAATGACTAGACAACTACAGATCAATACCTCTCTTAAACATAGACAAAAAAATCCACAGTCAAGTATCAAcaaagctaatttaaaaataaaaaaaaagaaaagaaaaagaaaactttaaattttcaaagGCTTTAACTGTGTTTTACTCCAGAACACCCCAATAATCTTATTCTAACATAAACTGGAATATAAGCACAAATTTAATGTATTTAACTTCGCAAAGCTAAgttcaaataaaagaaacagcagAAATTTTAACAGAGGAAGTTATGACACCAACTAGACAGTAGATgaaacattacagaagacactgggaTTACGTCTTCTCCAGCTTTATCAGCACTAATCTGACCAAAGAGCAATGTGTCTGTCCTCCttcatttctcttctttgtttttttgtttgttccaagataaggtttctctgtgtagccatgattgccttggagctcactctgtagaccaggctggccctcagAAATCCCCTACCTCTGCCATCAGTGCTGGGACTAGGGGCATGcggcaccaccactgcctggccatcCTTGATTTCTGATAGAAACTTAGCTAGCCTACATCAAAAGCTCAGTGGTCATGACGCCGGTCTGCACTCTACACATAAACATGCTTTTTAGCTTAAACACTTACCTTCAGTCTGGCTAGTGTCTGAGCATGGTTTCTTCTTGGACTCTGAGTTCCCAGTTTTATCGTCACCATCCAGGAGAGGAATATACTCAGTTTTCTCCACAGTTTCTCCCACAATATCATCATAGGGCTCTGCCTCCAGTGTGGCAATAAAGTCTCGCTTTATCTCTCCCTCAATCTCTGGAGGTGGCTCTGTCAATGCATCCACAAGACTGAGGTCCGCCATTCTGCACCACTGAAACTGCCTGTTAGAGGCAAAGAAAAGTTTCTTATAAACACTGCAAAtgaaacatgaaaaatatttctagAGCCTCTCAGCTGTTTGCACAAGAACTAGAGTCTAAAGCTCATCCAGGGGAGCCACTGTTGCTGACATTGTCCTCGTCTCTCTACAAGGCTATTTTGTTAactttgaggcagggtcctgCTCAAGCTAGTCTAATTCACAATAAATCTTCTGCCTCGCCTGCaaaatactg includes:
- the LOC110565770 gene encoding microtubule-associated protein 4 isoform X17, with the translated sequence MADLSLVDALTEPPPEIEGEIKRDFIATLEAEPYDDIVGETVEKTEYIPLLDGDDKTGNSESKKKPCSDTSQTEGIPSSKPTLLANGDHGMEGTNTAEA